A single window of Jiangella alkaliphila DNA harbors:
- a CDS encoding transglycosylase domain-containing protein yields the protein MTNQGRRRAGGRARTAASKNAAPKTAASAGAVSSSTPGRGGSRRYAGGRNGKKDAKGRRKGWRKFVTWKAFGLYTLGMMLLGVAGISIAYAMTDIPEANAFARSEATIVYWNDGETELGRFSAENRETVDISEIPQACQDAVVAAEDRSFYENNGFDPVGLVRAGIGYIQNNGSTAAGGGSTITQQYVKNYYLTQDQTLTRKVQELFISVKIDQQLDKDDILASYLNTIWFGRGGVYGIQTASRSYFGVPVSELDTAQCAALAGILRSPARYDPTLGPENTERFQNRFQYVVDGMVEIDALDAASAETLVPPEVVPEQNTNMYGGPNGYLLQQVRDELIDNGFTEEQIDTGGLRVVSTFDPQAQSAAIQAVEAERPQEDADGVRVGLAAVTPGDGAVVAMYGGPDAVEQPFNDAIDASVQGGSTVKAFTLTAALEQGISLESRYSGNTLTDPILGPPVHNQGDQEYGEAIDLVTATENSMNTAFVDLTMQIGPDSVVDSQLASGLAYAADEEAEMRQNPRVTIGIGHVRPIDMAEAYATLAAGGRHADWYTVRSVTEPGGNVPYSVEPAPESVLDPGVVADTTFALSQVVQNGSGQEAQNLNRPAAGKTGTHEDLTAWFSGYVPQLAASVAIFRGDGETAGTVSLDGVGGYDTTTGGRFPARIWTAFMAGALDGMEIEEFPEPAEVGEPVNPTPTPTPTPTETPGDDEGGDNGDNGDGNDGGDDNGDGGDGGDESGDGGGDTSGGDGGDESGTEWGGSEGGTGETPTEEPTEEPTDEPTSDENGNANGGGDWGDAGGADR from the coding sequence GTGACGAACCAAGGGCGACGCCGCGCGGGTGGCCGCGCGCGTACAGCCGCGTCCAAGAACGCGGCGCCGAAGACCGCCGCGTCCGCGGGCGCGGTCTCCTCGTCGACCCCTGGACGGGGCGGGAGCAGGCGTTACGCCGGCGGCCGCAACGGCAAGAAGGACGCCAAGGGCCGTCGCAAGGGCTGGCGCAAGTTCGTCACGTGGAAGGCCTTCGGCCTCTACACGCTCGGCATGATGCTGCTCGGCGTCGCCGGCATCAGCATCGCCTACGCCATGACGGACATCCCTGAGGCCAACGCGTTCGCGCGGTCCGAGGCGACCATCGTCTACTGGAACGACGGCGAGACCGAGCTGGGCCGGTTCAGCGCCGAGAACCGCGAGACCGTCGACATCTCCGAGATCCCGCAGGCCTGCCAGGACGCCGTCGTGGCCGCCGAGGACCGCAGCTTCTACGAGAACAACGGCTTCGACCCGGTCGGCCTGGTGCGCGCGGGCATCGGCTACATCCAGAACAACGGGTCGACGGCGGCCGGCGGTGGCTCCACCATCACCCAGCAGTACGTCAAGAACTACTACCTGACGCAGGACCAGACCCTCACCCGCAAGGTGCAGGAGCTGTTCATCTCGGTCAAGATCGACCAGCAGCTGGACAAGGACGACATCCTCGCGTCGTACCTCAACACCATCTGGTTCGGCCGCGGCGGTGTCTACGGCATCCAGACCGCGTCCCGCTCGTACTTCGGCGTGCCGGTGTCCGAGCTCGACACCGCCCAGTGCGCGGCGCTGGCCGGCATCCTGCGCTCGCCGGCGCGCTACGACCCCACGCTGGGCCCGGAGAACACCGAGCGGTTCCAGAACCGGTTCCAGTACGTCGTCGACGGCATGGTCGAGATCGACGCGCTCGACGCCGCGAGCGCCGAGACGCTGGTGCCGCCCGAGGTCGTGCCCGAGCAGAACACCAACATGTACGGCGGCCCCAACGGCTACCTGCTGCAGCAGGTCCGCGACGAGCTGATCGACAACGGCTTCACCGAGGAGCAGATCGACACCGGCGGCCTGCGGGTCGTCTCGACCTTCGACCCGCAGGCGCAGAGCGCGGCCATCCAGGCCGTCGAGGCCGAACGGCCGCAGGAGGACGCCGACGGCGTCCGGGTCGGCCTCGCGGCGGTCACGCCTGGCGACGGCGCCGTCGTCGCGATGTACGGCGGGCCCGACGCCGTCGAGCAGCCGTTCAACGACGCCATCGACGCCTCGGTCCAGGGCGGGTCGACGGTCAAGGCGTTCACTCTGACCGCGGCCCTCGAGCAGGGCATCTCGCTGGAGAGCCGGTACTCCGGCAACACGCTGACCGACCCGATCCTCGGCCCGCCGGTGCACAACCAGGGCGACCAGGAGTACGGCGAGGCCATCGACCTGGTCACGGCCACCGAGAACTCCATGAACACCGCGTTCGTCGACCTCACCATGCAGATCGGCCCCGACTCCGTCGTCGACTCCCAGCTGGCCTCCGGCCTGGCCTACGCGGCCGACGAGGAGGCGGAGATGCGCCAGAACCCGCGCGTCACCATCGGCATCGGCCACGTCCGGCCCATCGACATGGCCGAGGCGTACGCCACGCTGGCCGCGGGCGGCCGGCACGCCGACTGGTACACCGTCCGCTCGGTCACCGAGCCGGGCGGCAACGTCCCGTACAGCGTCGAGCCGGCGCCCGAGTCGGTCCTCGACCCCGGGGTCGTCGCCGACACCACCTTCGCATTGAGCCAGGTGGTCCAGAACGGCAGCGGCCAGGAGGCGCAGAACCTCAACCGGCCGGCCGCCGGCAAGACCGGCACCCATGAGGACCTCACCGCGTGGTTCTCCGGCTACGTGCCGCAACTGGCGGCCAGCGTCGCGATCTTCCGCGGCGACGGCGAGACCGCCGGCACGGTCTCCCTCGACGGCGTCGGTGGCTACGACACCACGACCGGTGGCCGCTTCCCGGCCCGCATCTGGACCGCCTTCATGGCCGGCGCCCTCGATGGCATGGAGATCGAGGAGTTCCCTGAGCCGGCCGAGGTCGGCGAGCCGGTCAACCCCACGCCCACGCCGACGCCCACCCCGACCGAGACCCCTGGCGACGACGAGGGCGGCGACAACGGCGACAACGGCGACGGCAACGACGGCGGCGACGACAACGGTGACGGTGGCGACGGCGGCGACGAGTCCGGCGACGGTGGCGGCGACACGTCCGGCGGGGACGGCGGCGACGAGTCCGGCACCGAGTGGGGCGGCAGCGAGGGCGGCACCGGCGAGACGCCCACCGAAGAACCCACCGAGGAACCCACCGACGAGCCGACGAGCGACGAGAACGGCAACGCCAACGGAGGCGGCGACTGGGGCGACGCCGGGGGCGCCGACCGCTGA
- a CDS encoding glycosyltransferase family 87 protein has product MSVTQQRREEPAAPSRDDPVVAGLSEVIGGPFGRRAAWPRRWWGPIRVALLVAVVVLAISYLADEPCRAAGWAGRADRSMWTSLCYSDVGFLYRERGFVDGLVAYRDSLLEYPVLTGAVMQVTAVAAAGLYDTFGGGGELPPAIAESVVFFDLTAVLMAVAALGVVVATARTVPRRPWDGLLVAASPLLLLSAYVNWDLLAVLATSLALLTWARGQPVVAGVLIGLGTAAKLYPVLLLGVLVLVALRSPERRSALRDAALAAAAAVVAWSAVNLPVAWWAPDGWREFFTFNVDRAADFGSTWFALELLAPDLMPDSVDDLVLVFAVVLLALIAALALTAPAPPRVAQLAFLAVAAFLLVNKVWSPQYSLWLLPLAVLARPRVRDLAVWQVAEAVYFVLVWRYLATLYDPASPLLTNDQYAAAIVLRIAGLLWLVVMVVRDIRRPEEDPVRRFLPRPPGSAEPRHRRGGVVPA; this is encoded by the coding sequence GTGTCCGTGACGCAGCAGCGCCGCGAGGAGCCCGCCGCGCCCAGCCGTGACGACCCCGTCGTCGCAGGGTTGAGTGAGGTGATCGGCGGGCCGTTCGGGCGCCGGGCGGCCTGGCCGCGGCGCTGGTGGGGCCCGATCCGGGTGGCGCTGCTGGTCGCGGTCGTCGTGCTGGCGATCAGCTACCTGGCCGACGAGCCGTGCCGTGCGGCCGGCTGGGCCGGTCGCGCGGACCGGTCGATGTGGACGTCGCTGTGCTACAGCGACGTCGGGTTCCTGTACCGCGAGCGCGGCTTCGTCGACGGCCTGGTGGCCTACCGCGACAGCCTGCTGGAGTACCCGGTGCTGACCGGCGCCGTCATGCAGGTGACGGCGGTCGCGGCGGCCGGGCTGTACGACACGTTCGGCGGTGGCGGCGAGCTGCCGCCGGCGATCGCCGAGAGCGTCGTCTTCTTCGACCTCACCGCCGTGCTCATGGCCGTCGCCGCGCTGGGCGTGGTGGTCGCGACCGCGCGGACGGTGCCGCGCCGGCCGTGGGACGGACTGCTGGTGGCGGCCTCGCCGCTGCTGCTGCTCAGCGCGTACGTCAACTGGGACCTGCTGGCGGTGCTGGCGACGTCGCTGGCGCTGCTGACGTGGGCGCGGGGCCAGCCGGTGGTCGCCGGGGTGCTGATCGGGCTCGGCACCGCCGCCAAGCTGTACCCGGTGCTGCTGCTCGGCGTGCTGGTGCTGGTGGCGCTGCGGTCGCCGGAGCGGCGCTCCGCCCTTCGCGACGCCGCGCTGGCCGCCGCGGCCGCCGTCGTCGCGTGGTCCGCCGTGAACCTGCCGGTGGCGTGGTGGGCGCCGGACGGCTGGCGCGAGTTCTTCACCTTCAACGTCGACCGCGCCGCCGACTTCGGCTCCACCTGGTTCGCCCTGGAGCTGCTGGCGCCGGACCTGATGCCCGACTCCGTCGACGACCTCGTCCTGGTGTTCGCGGTGGTGCTGCTGGCGCTGATCGCCGCACTGGCCCTGACGGCACCGGCCCCGCCCCGCGTCGCGCAGCTCGCCTTCCTCGCCGTCGCGGCGTTCCTGCTGGTGAACAAGGTGTGGTCGCCGCAGTACTCGCTGTGGCTGCTGCCGCTGGCGGTGCTGGCCCGGCCGCGGGTGCGCGACCTCGCCGTCTGGCAGGTCGCCGAGGCCGTCTACTTCGTACTCGTGTGGCGCTACCTGGCCACGCTCTACGACCCGGCCTCGCCGCTGCTGACGAACGACCAGTACGCGGCGGCGATCGTGCTGCGGATCGCCGGACTGCTCTGGCTCGTTGTCATGGTCGTGCGCGACATCCGCCGTCCCGAGGAGGACCCCGTCCGCCGGTTCCTGCCGCGGCCGCCGGGCTCCGCCGAGCCCCGGCACCGGCGCGGCGGGGTGGTGCCGGCATGA